Proteins co-encoded in one Cytophaga hutchinsonii ATCC 33406 genomic window:
- a CDS encoding adenylosuccinate synthase, giving the protein MAVDVLLGLQWGDEGKGKVVDVLAPKYDYVARFQGGPNAGHTLIFDGHKVVLHQIPSGVFRSNITNLIGNGLVLDVIALFEKEIDKLEAFKLNLNKNLFISKKAALILPSHVELDKAYEAAKGAGKIGSTLRGIGPTYTDKVSRHGLRVGDILSPDFMDKYNKLVDQHKQILDFHKHDYSEMKEREDLFFKYIDRLRKMNLVDSEYFINDAIQSKKTILAEGAQGSLLDIDFGSYPFVTSSSTMVAGACTGLGIAPKHIGNVFGIFKAYCTRVGSGPFPTELHDAVGEEIRKQGNEFGSTTGRPRRCGWLDLPALKYACMINGVSHLLMMKADVLNAFEELQVCTHYKLGNGDIVDTLPYDMCTNDLTPVYKTLKGWNQDLSNCETFDSLPQALLDYSAFIEAELGLPITLISIGPDRKETLIKDFSFITA; this is encoded by the coding sequence ATGGCAGTTGATGTATTATTAGGGTTGCAGTGGGGCGACGAAGGTAAAGGTAAAGTTGTAGATGTGCTGGCACCTAAATATGATTATGTTGCGCGTTTTCAAGGCGGACCTAATGCAGGACACACGCTGATATTTGATGGACATAAAGTTGTTTTACACCAAATCCCATCTGGTGTGTTTCGTTCAAACATTACCAATCTTATCGGTAATGGGTTGGTATTAGACGTAATCGCTTTATTCGAAAAAGAAATCGATAAGCTTGAAGCGTTTAAACTGAACCTGAATAAGAATTTATTTATCTCTAAAAAAGCAGCCTTGATTTTGCCTTCCCACGTAGAGCTGGATAAAGCCTATGAAGCAGCTAAAGGCGCTGGAAAAATTGGTTCAACATTAAGAGGAATCGGACCCACATATACAGATAAAGTATCCAGACACGGTTTGCGTGTAGGTGATATACTTAGTCCGGATTTTATGGACAAGTATAATAAACTGGTAGATCAGCACAAACAGATCCTGGATTTTCATAAGCACGATTATTCAGAAATGAAAGAACGTGAAGATTTGTTCTTCAAATACATTGATCGTTTGCGTAAAATGAATCTGGTAGATAGTGAATACTTCATTAACGATGCTATCCAAAGTAAAAAAACAATTCTTGCTGAAGGTGCTCAGGGCTCCTTACTGGATATTGATTTTGGTTCCTATCCATTTGTTACATCTTCCAGCACAATGGTTGCAGGTGCATGTACAGGTTTGGGCATTGCCCCGAAGCATATCGGTAATGTGTTTGGTATTTTCAAAGCATATTGCACACGTGTAGGTAGCGGGCCTTTTCCTACAGAATTACACGATGCAGTAGGTGAAGAAATCCGTAAGCAAGGAAACGAGTTTGGCTCTACTACCGGACGTCCGCGCAGATGTGGCTGGTTGGATTTACCAGCATTAAAATATGCCTGTATGATCAACGGTGTTTCACATCTGTTAATGATGAAAGCTGATGTATTAAATGCATTCGAAGAGCTTCAGGTATGTACGCACTACAAATTAGGCAATGGCGACATTGTAGATACACTGCCGTATGATATGTGTACCAATGATTTAACACCGGTATATAAAACACTAAAAGGTTGGAATCAGGATTTATCAAATTGCGAAACATTCGATTCATTGCCTCAGGCATTGTTAGATTATTCAGCATTCATTGAAGCTGAATTAGGTTTGCCAATCACATTGATCTCAATCGGACCAGATCGGAAAGAAACCCTGATCAAAGATTTCAGTTTTATCACGGCATAA